A DNA window from Carnobacterium funditum DSM 5970 contains the following coding sequences:
- a CDS encoding 16S rRNA (uracil(1498)-N(3))-methyltransferase: MQRYFISEERKTTYQTTEIILSDEQYHHITRVMRMEIGNQIYLVFPDQKAIIAKIVKIENDSVALLWVSDEISQKELPIEVTIASGLPKGDKLDYIIQKGTELGASFFIPFQASYSITKWDKKKSEKKITRLKKISQEAAEQSHRTRIPEISPVVTFKELLNLADSYDACLVAYEESAKEGEVLNFAKTLNKLQFNDKVLVVFGPEGGLSHEEIGSLIKVGMTICSLGPRILRTETAPLYALAAISYHFELNKKQ; the protein is encoded by the coding sequence ATGCAGCGCTACTTTATTTCTGAAGAACGTAAAACTACTTATCAAACAACGGAAATTATTTTATCAGATGAACAATACCATCATATTACGCGGGTTATGCGCATGGAGATTGGAAATCAAATTTATTTAGTCTTTCCTGATCAAAAAGCTATTATAGCAAAAATAGTGAAAATAGAAAATGACTCAGTCGCTTTATTATGGGTATCAGATGAAATAAGTCAAAAAGAATTACCGATAGAAGTAACTATTGCTAGCGGATTGCCAAAAGGAGATAAATTAGATTACATTATTCAAAAAGGAACAGAATTAGGTGCTTCTTTTTTTATTCCTTTTCAAGCAAGTTATTCCATAACAAAATGGGATAAGAAAAAGAGTGAAAAAAAAATAACGCGTCTCAAGAAAATATCTCAAGAAGCAGCCGAACAATCTCATAGAACTAGAATTCCAGAAATATCACCAGTTGTTACCTTTAAAGAGCTACTTAATTTAGCTGATTCTTATGATGCATGCCTAGTCGCATATGAAGAAAGTGCTAAAGAAGGTGAAGTTCTAAACTTTGCAAAAACCTTAAATAAGTTACAATTTAATGACAAGGTATTAGTTGTTTTTGGTCCTGAAGGTGGGTTAAGTCATGAAGAAATTGGCTCTCTTATTAAAGTTGGTATGACGATTTGTTCGCTAGGCCCAAGAATATTAAGGACAGAAACGGCTCCGTTATATGCCTTAGCTGCTATTTCCTACCACTTTGAGTTAAA
- the prmA gene encoding 50S ribosomal protein L11 methyltransferase encodes MNWIEVSVQIATESVDAVSNILIEAGSEGVSIEDSQDFFNVPDDGFGQIWELDRADFLEEGALVKAYFSEMIFSPEIISSVKEQIIELKSKGLSIEPNIMIVTEVAETNWATAWKKYYHSLKITRFLTIVPNWEEYEPQHPDECIIKLDPGLAFGTGTHPTTILSLQSLENCIRGDETILDVGTGSGVLSIAAKALGAGKVFAYDLDEVAVKSAYDNIMLNDYAVDVQIAANNLLKDVEIKADIVVANILAEIISPLIPQAWSVLKPGGLFLTSGIIDTKKETILLQLKEQNFEIIQLLQMKDWVAIIAKKPLEEE; translated from the coding sequence ATGAATTGGATTGAAGTAAGTGTACAGATAGCTACTGAATCTGTAGATGCTGTTTCAAATATTTTGATTGAAGCAGGGTCCGAGGGTGTCTCCATAGAAGATAGTCAAGATTTTTTTAACGTTCCAGATGACGGTTTTGGGCAAATATGGGAACTAGATAGAGCTGATTTTTTAGAAGAAGGAGCGCTTGTTAAGGCATACTTTTCAGAAATGATATTTTCACCAGAAATTATTTCTAGTGTTAAAGAACAAATTATTGAATTAAAATCAAAAGGTTTATCTATTGAGCCAAATATTATGATAGTTACAGAAGTAGCTGAAACAAACTGGGCTACCGCCTGGAAGAAGTATTATCATTCTTTGAAGATCACTCGTTTTTTAACTATTGTTCCTAATTGGGAAGAGTATGAACCGCAACATCCGGATGAATGTATCATTAAATTAGATCCGGGTTTAGCTTTTGGAACAGGAACACATCCTACGACAATATTATCTTTGCAATCATTGGAGAATTGTATAAGAGGTGATGAGACTATTCTAGATGTTGGAACTGGATCTGGTGTGTTAAGTATTGCTGCTAAGGCTCTCGGAGCAGGTAAAGTTTTTGCGTACGATTTAGATGAAGTCGCCGTTAAGTCAGCTTATGATAATATTATGTTAAATGATTACGCAGTGGATGTACAAATTGCTGCTAATAATTTGTTGAAAGATGTTGAAATTAAAGCAGATATTGTAGTAGCAAATATTCTTGCTGAAATAATTTCACCTTTAATCCCTCAAGCTTGGTCTGTTTTAAAACCAGGAGGATTATTTTTAACGTCTGGAATTATTGATACAAAAAAAGAAACAATATTATTACAATTAAAAGAACAAAACTTTGAAATTATCCAACTATTACAAATGAAAGATTGGGTTGCAATTATTGCTAAAAAACCATTAGAGGAAGAGTGA
- a CDS encoding DUF3013 family protein gives MTKHDMIDYLESTMSEANLDFDWSIEWKKRQNVIEVTFTLYAETEPELVIQDIEGTVNTENIIQFEDVVCFYNPEKSKIILDDYLAAFPFDFKKGIEKGFIDAFVKMLRIVVTEGQSDLLDFATDSTIETFEIEWNQVNFEQTIQTFKDTNRYNLERVEYPKF, from the coding sequence ATGACAAAACATGATATGATTGATTACCTAGAAAGCACAATGAGTGAAGCTAACTTAGATTTTGACTGGTCGATTGAATGGAAAAAAAGACAAAATGTCATTGAAGTAACCTTTACACTATATGCAGAAACAGAACCTGAATTGGTTATTCAAGATATTGAAGGAACAGTAAATACAGAAAATATCATTCAATTTGAAGATGTTGTTTGTTTTTACAATCCTGAAAAATCTAAAATAATACTAGATGATTATTTAGCAGCTTTTCCTTTTGACTTTAAAAAGGGTATTGAAAAAGGATTTATTGATGCTTTTGTAAAAATGTTGAGAATTGTAGTAACAGAAGGTCAATCAGATTTACTAGATTTTGCTACTGATTCTACTATTGAAACATTCGAAATAGAATGGAATCAAGTTAATTTTGAACAAACTATTCAAACGTTCAAAGATACTAATCGCTACAACTTAGAAAGAGTAGAGTACCCAAAATTTTAA
- a CDS encoding PhoU domain-containing protein, whose amino-acid sequence MFRIKNTYANQNQKKLNVSSLERIGDHSVKIARHVATNQSIHTISDTFEKTKENFFSFEND is encoded by the coding sequence TTGTTTAGAATAAAAAATACCTATGCAAATCAGAATCAAAAAAAACTAAATGTTTCTAGTTTAGAGCGAATAGGCGACCATTCTGTTAAAATTGCTCGACATGTGGCAACTAATCAATCTATTCATACAATTTCAGATACTTTTGAAAAAACAAAAGAAAATTTTTTTTCTTTCGAGAATGATTAA
- a CDS encoding pyridoxal phosphate-dependent aminotransferase, with protein sequence MNKRKNLLNQQLSLLQSSSILKFDAEVSLIPGMTKLTLGEPDFNTPEHIKLAGMNAIEENHTHYAPTAGELPLRQAAAIFLKEKYDLDYKPDSEILVTAGATEAIYVALFGLLNPGEKVLIPTPIYPGYIPVTILSRCTPIFIDTSSNHFVLSPEMIQEAILEHGESIKAIVLNYPNNPTGVTYTRDEVVNLANELKKHDLFVLSDEIYSELTYSGSHVSIAKYLPEQTLLINGVSKSHAMTGWRIGLLCGPAEIIQEINKVHQFLITSTATMSQKAALAAFTDGINDAQLMKNEYLKRRDYVYERIQKIGFTCPKPNGAFYLFAKIPEGYIQDSMSFCVDLAQKNKVALIPGDSFGPGGEGYVRISYAASMKTLITAMEKLTNYIENNKKTDIV encoded by the coding sequence ATGAATAAACGAAAGAATCTTTTAAATCAACAACTGTCATTATTGCAATCTTCTTCAATTTTGAAGTTTGATGCAGAGGTGTCTCTCATACCAGGAATGACTAAATTAACTTTAGGAGAACCAGATTTTAACACACCTGAACATATAAAATTGGCTGGGATGAATGCAATTGAGGAGAATCATACTCATTATGCACCAACTGCTGGCGAACTTCCCTTACGACAAGCAGCGGCTATTTTTTTAAAAGAGAAATATGATTTGGATTACAAACCTGATTCGGAAATTTTAGTAACAGCAGGAGCAACTGAGGCAATATATGTAGCTTTATTTGGACTATTAAATCCTGGCGAAAAAGTGTTAATTCCAACACCAATCTATCCAGGATACATCCCCGTCACAATTCTAAGTAGATGCACGCCAATTTTTATCGATACTTCAAGTAATCATTTTGTTCTTTCTCCGGAAATGATTCAAGAAGCCATTTTAGAACATGGAGAAAGTATAAAGGCTATTGTACTGAATTACCCTAATAATCCCACAGGAGTTACGTATACTAGAGATGAAGTTGTGAATTTAGCTAATGAATTAAAAAAACACGACTTGTTCGTATTAAGTGATGAGATATACAGCGAGTTAACTTACAGTGGTTCACATGTTTCAATTGCTAAGTACCTACCCGAACAAACACTATTAATTAATGGTGTTTCAAAATCTCATGCCATGACAGGATGGCGAATAGGGTTACTTTGTGGTCCTGCAGAAATTATACAAGAAATCAATAAAGTTCATCAGTTTTTAATTACTTCTACTGCAACTATGTCTCAAAAAGCAGCTCTAGCTGCATTTACAGATGGTATAAATGATGCTCAGCTCATGAAAAACGAATACTTGAAACGACGCGATTATGTTTATGAACGTATCCAAAAAATTGGTTTTACTTGTCCTAAACCAAATGGTGCTTTTTACTTATTTGCTAAAATACCTGAAGGGTATATTCAAGATAGTATGAGTTTTTGTGTAGACTTAGCTCAAAAAAATAAGGTAGCTTTAATCCCAGGCGACTCATTTGGTCCAGGTGGGGAAGGTTACGTCCGTATTAGTTATGCAGCTAGCATGAAAACACTCATTACTGCAATGGAAAAATTAACGAATTATATAGAAAATAATAAAAAAACGGATATTGTTTAG
- the lepA gene encoding translation elongation factor 4, which produces MNKKELVERQKNIRNFSIIAHIDHGKSTLADRILQMTRTVADRDMQEQLLDSMDLERERGITIKLNTVELNYTAKNGETYTFHLIDTPGHVDFTYEVSRSLAACEGAILVVDAAQGIEAQTLANVYLALDNELEILPVINKIDLPAADPERVRQEIEDIIGLDASDAVLASAKIGLGIEDILEQIVEKVPAPDGDLDAPLKALIFDSAYDSYRGVVLNVRIMDGIIKPGDTMKLMNTNKTFEVADVGIFSPKPIKRDFLMVGDVGYVTANIKTVQDARVGDTITLADNPASESLHGYRKMNPMVYCGMYPVDSSRFTDLREALEKLELNDAALQFEAETSQALGFGFRCGFLGLLHMDVVQERLEREFNLDLITTAPSVIYHVNLTNQTQIIVSNPADMPEPGVIESIEEPYVKANIMVPNDYVGTVMEIAQHKRGNFIALDYLDNNRVNVIYEIPLSEIVYDFFDKLKSSTKGYASLDYEMIGYRASRLAKMDILLNGETVDALSFIVHNDFSYNRGKAIVEKLRSIIPRQQFEIPIQAAIGSKILSRSTIKALRKDVTAKLYGGDVTRRQKLLKKQKAGKKRMKQVGSVEIPQEAFMSVLKIDDDK; this is translated from the coding sequence ATGAATAAAAAAGAACTAGTTGAAAGACAAAAAAATATTCGAAACTTTTCTATTATCGCTCATATCGACCATGGGAAATCTACTCTAGCTGACCGTATCTTACAAATGACACGTACTGTAGCAGACCGTGATATGCAAGAACAATTATTAGATTCAATGGACTTAGAGCGTGAAAGAGGCATAACAATTAAATTAAACACAGTAGAGTTGAATTATACAGCCAAAAATGGGGAGACGTATACATTTCATTTAATTGATACACCAGGCCATGTCGATTTCACTTATGAAGTATCAAGAAGTTTGGCTGCTTGTGAAGGAGCAATACTAGTCGTAGATGCTGCTCAAGGAATTGAAGCTCAAACATTAGCCAATGTTTATTTAGCTTTAGATAACGAATTAGAAATTCTTCCTGTCATTAATAAAATTGATTTACCAGCTGCGGATCCTGAAAGGGTAAGACAAGAAATTGAGGATATTATTGGACTTGATGCAAGCGACGCTGTTTTAGCCAGTGCTAAAATTGGTCTGGGTATTGAAGACATTTTAGAACAAATAGTGGAGAAAGTCCCTGCACCAGATGGCGATTTAGATGCTCCATTGAAAGCACTTATATTTGACTCGGCTTATGATTCTTATCGTGGTGTTGTACTGAATGTGCGTATTATGGACGGAATTATTAAACCAGGCGATACAATGAAATTGATGAATACCAACAAAACATTTGAAGTTGCAGATGTTGGCATATTTTCACCAAAACCAATCAAACGTGACTTTTTAATGGTGGGAGATGTTGGTTATGTAACGGCTAATATTAAAACCGTTCAAGATGCTCGTGTTGGTGATACGATAACATTAGCAGATAATCCAGCATCAGAATCATTGCATGGTTATCGAAAAATGAATCCTATGGTGTATTGTGGGATGTATCCAGTTGATTCGTCACGTTTTACTGATTTACGCGAAGCTTTAGAAAAACTAGAATTGAATGATGCGGCTTTACAATTTGAAGCAGAAACTTCTCAAGCATTAGGCTTCGGTTTTAGATGTGGATTCTTAGGACTTTTACACATGGATGTTGTCCAAGAGCGACTTGAAAGAGAGTTTAATTTAGACTTGATTACAACAGCACCATCAGTAATCTATCATGTTAACCTAACTAACCAAACTCAAATAATCGTTTCAAACCCAGCGGACATGCCAGAACCTGGAGTAATTGAATCGATTGAAGAACCTTATGTAAAAGCGAATATAATGGTCCCAAATGATTATGTTGGTACGGTTATGGAAATAGCCCAGCATAAACGTGGTAATTTTATTGCTTTAGATTACTTAGATAACAATCGTGTTAATGTTATTTATGAAATTCCCTTGTCTGAAATTGTGTATGATTTCTTTGATAAATTGAAATCTAGTACAAAAGGATATGCATCTTTAGATTATGAAATGATAGGTTATAGAGCAAGTCGTTTAGCGAAAATGGATATTCTTTTAAATGGCGAAACAGTTGACGCATTAAGTTTTATTGTTCATAATGATTTTTCATACAATCGAGGAAAAGCAATTGTTGAAAAATTAAGAAGTATTATTCCCCGACAACAATTTGAAATACCAATTCAAGCTGCAATCGGTAGTAAAATATTATCTCGTTCAACGATTAAAGCATTGCGTAAAGATGTAACAGCTAAATTATACGGAGGGGATGTAACACGTCGCCAGAAATTACTGAAAAAACAAAAAGCTGGTAAAAAAAGAATGAAACAAGTTGGATCCGTTGAAATTCCTCAAGAAGCCTTCATGTCTGTTCTTAAGATAGATGACGACAAATAG
- the dnaJ gene encoding molecular chaperone DnaJ gives MMAKRDYYEILGVSKSATEPEIKKAYRKLSKQFHPDINKEADADAKFKEITEAYEVLSDGNKRAAYDQYGHASTDPNFGNGGGGGGYGGGGFGGGGFGGGGFEDIFESFFGGSGRTANPNAPRQGEDLQYRMDLEFEEAVFGKEGNIQYNREAECKTCHGDGAKPGTNPVTCSKCHGSGTLNVERNTPLGRVMTRQTCDVCGGTGKEIKEKCPTCYGSGHVKEKHSVKVTVPAGVEDGNQMRLNGQGEAGKNGGPYGDLYVVFHVKSSDLFDRDGSEIYYELPISFIQAALGDEIEVPTVHGKVKLKIPAGTQTGTNFRLKGKGAPRLRGAGNGDQHVKIKVITPKDLSSEQKRILREFAKESGIEVTEQDESLFGKVKDAFKKDRK, from the coding sequence ATCATGGCAAAAAGAGATTATTATGAAATTTTAGGAGTATCAAAAAGTGCTACAGAGCCAGAAATAAAAAAAGCATACCGTAAACTATCTAAACAATTTCATCCAGATATAAATAAAGAAGCAGATGCAGATGCAAAGTTCAAAGAAATTACTGAGGCTTATGAAGTATTAAGTGATGGAAATAAACGAGCAGCTTATGATCAATATGGTCATGCAAGTACAGATCCCAACTTTGGGAACGGTGGCGGTGGCGGCGGCTACGGTGGCGGTGGTTTTGGTGGCGGCGGCTTCGGCGGCGGTGGATTTGAAGATATTTTCGAATCTTTCTTCGGTGGCAGTGGTCGTACAGCCAATCCTAATGCTCCACGGCAAGGTGAGGATTTGCAATATCGAATGGATTTAGAATTTGAAGAAGCAGTTTTTGGTAAAGAAGGAAATATCCAGTATAATAGAGAAGCAGAATGTAAAACGTGTCATGGTGACGGGGCTAAACCTGGAACTAACCCAGTAACTTGTTCTAAATGTCATGGTTCAGGAACTCTGAATGTAGAGCGTAACACGCCACTTGGTCGAGTAATGACTCGCCAAACATGTGATGTTTGTGGAGGAACTGGTAAAGAGATCAAAGAAAAATGTCCAACTTGTTATGGTTCAGGTCATGTTAAAGAAAAACACTCTGTAAAAGTAACGGTTCCAGCAGGTGTTGAAGATGGCAATCAAATGCGCTTAAATGGGCAAGGAGAAGCTGGGAAAAATGGTGGACCTTACGGAGATTTATATGTTGTTTTCCATGTGAAATCAAGTGATCTCTTTGATCGTGATGGCTCAGAAATTTATTATGAATTGCCAATCAGTTTTATACAAGCAGCTTTGGGTGATGAGATTGAAGTGCCAACGGTTCATGGGAAAGTTAAGTTGAAAATTCCGGCTGGTACTCAAACAGGTACTAATTTCAGACTAAAGGGTAAAGGAGCTCCACGCTTGAGAGGAGCTGGCAATGGCGATCAACATGTTAAAATAAAAGTAATCACACCAAAAGATTTGTCTTCTGAACAAAAAAGAATTTTACGTGAATTTGCAAAAGAAAGTGGTATTGAAGTAACAGAGCAAGATGAGTCTCTTTTTGGCAAAGTAAAAGATGCATTTAAAAAAGATCGAAAATGA
- the dnaK gene encoding molecular chaperone DnaK, whose amino-acid sequence MSKIIGIDLGTTNSAVAILEGGEAKIIANPEGNRTTPSVVAFKNGEMQVGEVAKRQAVTNPHTISSIKRHIGEAGYSVDVDGKKYTPQEISATILQYLKGYAESYLGEKVDKAVITVPAYFNDAQRQATKDAGKIAGLEVERIINEPTAAALAYGLDKTDKEEKVLVFDLGGGTFDVSILELGDGVFDVLSTAGDNHLGGDDFDEKIITYLAEEFKKDNGIDLSKDKMAVQRLKDAAEKAKKDLSGVNATQISLPFITAGESGPLHLEVNLTRAKFDELTYDLVERTKNPVRQALKDAGLSASEVDEIILVGGSTRIPAVVEAVRKETGKEPNKSVNPDEVVAMGAAIQAGVLTGDVKDIVLLDVTPLSLGIETMGGVFTKLIDRNTTIPTTKSQVFSTAADNQPAVDVHVLQGERPMAADNKTLGRFQLTDIPAAPRGIPQIEVSFDIDKNGIVNVRAKDLGTQKEQTITIKSSSGLSEDEIERMVKDAEANADADKARKEEVDLRNEVDQLLFQVDKTLGELEGKADEAEVKKAEDARDELKAAVESNDLEAMKTKRDELNEIVQALTVKLYEQAAQAQAEAEPEAEQSGDDDVVDADFEEVDDNK is encoded by the coding sequence ATGAGTAAAATTATTGGTATTGACTTAGGTACAACAAATTCAGCAGTAGCTATTTTAGAAGGCGGAGAAGCTAAAATTATAGCAAATCCAGAAGGCAATAGAACAACACCATCTGTTGTCGCATTTAAAAATGGAGAAATGCAAGTAGGAGAAGTTGCAAAACGTCAAGCAGTAACAAATCCACATACTATTAGTTCTATCAAACGCCATATTGGTGAGGCTGGTTACTCTGTTGATGTTGACGGTAAAAAATATACTCCTCAAGAAATATCAGCAACTATTTTACAGTATTTAAAAGGATATGCTGAAAGTTATTTAGGTGAAAAAGTAGATAAAGCTGTTATCACAGTGCCTGCTTATTTTAATGATGCACAACGTCAAGCAACTAAAGATGCTGGTAAAATTGCTGGTTTAGAAGTAGAAAGAATTATTAATGAGCCAACTGCAGCAGCACTAGCATACGGTTTAGATAAAACAGATAAAGAAGAAAAAGTGCTTGTATTTGACCTTGGTGGCGGTACATTTGACGTATCTATCCTTGAACTAGGCGACGGTGTCTTTGATGTTCTTTCAACAGCTGGAGATAACCATTTGGGTGGAGACGACTTTGATGAAAAAATTATTACCTATTTAGCAGAAGAGTTCAAAAAAGATAACGGTATTGATTTATCAAAAGATAAAATGGCTGTTCAACGTTTGAAAGATGCAGCTGAAAAAGCTAAAAAAGATTTGTCAGGTGTAAATGCAACCCAAATTAGCTTGCCATTTATTACAGCTGGAGAGTCAGGTCCTTTACACTTAGAAGTTAACTTAACTCGTGCAAAATTTGATGAATTAACATATGATTTAGTGGAACGTACAAAAAATCCTGTTCGCCAAGCTTTAAAAGATGCCGGTCTTTCTGCTTCTGAAGTAGATGAGATTATATTAGTTGGTGGATCTACACGTATTCCTGCCGTAGTAGAAGCTGTTCGTAAAGAAACTGGTAAAGAACCAAATAAATCAGTTAACCCTGATGAAGTAGTTGCTATGGGAGCGGCTATTCAAGCTGGTGTTCTTACTGGGGATGTTAAAGATATTGTCTTGTTAGATGTTACACCATTATCATTGGGTATTGAGACTATGGGTGGCGTATTCACAAAATTAATCGATAGAAACACAACTATTCCAACAACTAAATCACAAGTATTCTCAACAGCAGCAGACAATCAACCTGCAGTTGACGTACATGTATTACAAGGCGAACGCCCAATGGCAGCAGATAACAAAACTTTAGGACGTTTCCAATTAACTGATATTCCTGCAGCTCCTCGTGGAATTCCGCAAATTGAAGTATCATTTGATATTGATAAAAACGGAATTGTTAACGTTCGTGCGAAAGATTTAGGTACTCAAAAAGAACAAACCATTACGATCAAATCATCATCAGGTTTATCAGAGGACGAGATTGAACGTATGGTTAAAGATGCAGAAGCTAATGCGGATGCTGATAAAGCTCGTAAAGAAGAAGTTGATTTACGTAATGAAGTAGATCAATTGTTATTCCAAGTAGATAAAACTTTAGGTGAATTAGAAGGCAAAGCAGATGAAGCAGAAGTTAAAAAAGCTGAAGATGCTCGTGATGAATTAAAAGCAGCCGTTGAATCTAATGATTTAGAAGCAATGAAAACTAAGCGTGACGAATTAAACGAAATCGTTCAGGCTTTAACTGTAAAGCTTTATGAACAAGCTGCACAAGCTCAAGCAGAAGCTGAGCCTGAAGCTGAGCAAAGTGGAGATGACGATGTTGTTGATGCTGATTTTGAAGAAGTAGATGACAACAAATAA
- the grpE gene encoding nucleotide exchange factor GrpE: MSEDQEEKNSRNNNDESSETIEEIQSQEETVVEEIDELEKIKMDLNEKEDQYLRLQAELANIRKRNQKEKEDAAKYRSQSLATELLPVIDNLERALSIEVTDEQGANLKKGLEMVMDSFKVALENEGIQMINPLNQPFNPNFHQAIQTIPLEDGQETDTVVNVSQKGYSLNDRVLRPAMVIVAQ, encoded by the coding sequence ATGTCTGAAGATCAAGAAGAAAAAAATAGTAGAAATAACAATGATGAATCTTCTGAAACGATTGAAGAAATTCAATCTCAAGAGGAAACGGTTGTTGAAGAAATTGATGAATTAGAGAAAATAAAAATGGATTTAAATGAGAAAGAGGATCAATATCTTCGTTTACAAGCTGAGTTAGCTAATATTCGCAAACGAAATCAAAAAGAAAAAGAAGATGCTGCAAAGTATCGCTCACAATCTTTAGCTACGGAGTTGTTACCAGTAATTGATAACCTAGAACGTGCTTTGTCAATCGAAGTTACAGACGAGCAAGGAGCAAACTTGAAAAAAGGTTTAGAAATGGTAATGGATTCTTTTAAAGTGGCATTGGAAAATGAAGGGATTCAAATGATCAATCCATTGAATCAACCTTTTAATCCAAATTTTCATCAGGCCATTCAAACTATCCCATTGGAAGATGGGCAAGAAACTGATACAGTTGTAAATGTATCTCAAAAAGGGTACTCTTTAAATGATCGTGTTTTAAGACCAGCAATGGTAATCGTTGCTCAATAA
- the hrcA gene encoding heat-inducible transcriptional repressor HrcA yields the protein MLTERQILILKSIIFLYTNNGTPIGSKTLMNEAELDYSSATIRNEMVHLEELGFIEKTHSSSGRIPSIKGYRFYVDHLIHPIEVQKKDLITIKKSFSNEFHQLDEIVIQSAELLSQLTSYTAISLGPELKDSRLTGFRLVPLTENKVMVILVTDKGHVENRMFSLPKTIQSSDLEKMVNIFNERLVGHTLIEVFKKLETEIPALINKYAKSAAGISSALDTFILQAGRDQIHVGGRMNMLDYSMGMDVEKFKLIYSLMEDQNDLAHLLTPHHSGIEVKIGQELDDERFEGFSLITAGYNVIGYGTGLIALLGPTSMPYSKMISLVDVFRNELSKKVIDYYHSMED from the coding sequence ATGTTAACAGAAAGACAAATTCTCATATTAAAATCCATCATTTTTCTCTACACAAATAATGGCACTCCTATTGGATCTAAGACATTAATGAATGAGGCAGAATTAGATTATAGTTCCGCTACTATTCGTAATGAAATGGTTCATCTAGAGGAGTTAGGATTCATCGAAAAAACTCATTCTTCTTCAGGAAGAATACCGTCAATAAAAGGATATCGTTTTTACGTTGACCATCTTATCCACCCGATAGAAGTTCAAAAGAAGGATTTAATAACGATTAAAAAATCGTTTAGCAACGAATTTCATCAACTAGATGAAATAGTTATCCAGTCTGCTGAATTGCTCTCGCAGTTAACTAGTTATACAGCTATATCTTTAGGACCTGAATTAAAAGATAGTCGATTAACCGGGTTCAGGTTAGTCCCTTTGACAGAAAATAAAGTAATGGTCATATTAGTGACAGATAAAGGGCACGTAGAAAATCGAATGTTTTCTTTACCAAAAACAATTCAGTCTAGTGATTTAGAAAAGATGGTAAATATTTTTAATGAACGATTAGTGGGTCATACCTTAATTGAAGTATTTAAAAAGCTGGAAACAGAAATACCTGCTTTAATCAATAAATATGCCAAATCAGCAGCAGGGATTTCTTCTGCGCTTGATACGTTTATTTTACAGGCTGGACGTGATCAGATACATGTTGGTGGAAGAATGAATATGCTAGATTATTCTATGGGGATGGATGTTGAGAAATTCAAATTAATCTATTCTTTAATGGAAGACCAAAATGACTTAGCACATTTATTAACTCCTCATCACAGTGGAATTGAAGTAAAGATTGGTCAAGAGTTGGACGATGAAAGATTTGAGGGGTTTAGTTTGATAACTGCAGGGTATAACGTTATAGGTTATGGAACGGGACTGATTGCCTTGTTGGGACCAACTAGTATGCCATACTCAAAAATGATTAGTTTAGTGGATGTTTTTAGAAACGAGCTTTCAAAAAAAGTAATTGATTACTACCATTCGATGGAAGATTAA